The following coding sequences are from one Macaca nemestrina isolate mMacNem1 chromosome 1, mMacNem.hap1, whole genome shotgun sequence window:
- the LOC105479235 gene encoding potassium voltage-gated channel subfamily A member 10: protein MDVCGWKEMEVALVNFDNSDEIQEEPGYATDFDSTGPKGRPGGSSFSNWKILISDSTNHETAFSKLPGDYADPPGPEPVVLNEGNQRVIINIAGLRFETQLRTLSQFPETLLGDREKRMQFFDSMRNEYFFDRNRPSFDGILYYYQSGGKIRRPANVPIDIFADEISFYELGSEAMDQFREDEGFIKDPETLLPTNDIHRQFWLLFEYPESSSAARSVAVVSVLVVVISITIFCLETLPEFREDRELKVVRDPNLNMSKTVLSQTMFTDPFFMVESTCIMWFTFELVLRFVVCPSKTDFFRNIMNIIDIISIIPYFATVITELAQETEPSAQQNMSLAILRIIRLVRVFRIFKLSRHSKGLQILGQTLKASMRELGLLIFFLFIGVILFSSAVYFAEVDEPESHFSSIPDGFWWAVVTMTTVGYGDMCPTTPGGKIVGTLCAIAGVLTIALPVPVIVSNFNYFYHRETENEEKQNIPSEIERILNGVGSRMGSTDSLSKTNGGCSTEKSRK, encoded by the coding sequence ATGGATGTGTGTGGCTGGAAAGAAATGGAGGTTGCGCTGGTCAATTTTGATAACTCAGATGAAATCCAAGAAGAACCAGGCTATGCCACAGACTTCGACTCAACCGGCCCAAAAGGCCGGCCTGGGGGCAGCTCCTTCTCCAACTGGAAGATCCTCATCAGCGACAGCACCAACCATGAGACGGCCTTCTCCAAGCTTCCGGGAGACTATGCTGACCCCCCAGGGCCTGAGCCAGTGGTCCTGAATGAAGGAAACCAGCGGGTGATCATTAACATTGCTGGGCTGAGATTTGAGACCCAGCTCAGAACCCTCAGTCAATTCCCAGAGACTCTCCTGGGAGACCGGGAGAAAAGGATGCAGTTCTTTGACTCCATGAGAAATGAGTATTTCTTTGATCGGAACCGGCCCAGTTTTGATGGAATCCTATATTATTACCAATCTGGTGGGAAAATTCGGCGCCCAGCCAATGTTCCTATTGATATCTTTGCTGATGAAATCTCTTTCTATGAGCTGGGTAGTGAGGCCATGGACCAGTTCCGGGAGGATGAAGGCTTCATCAAAGACCCTGAAACACTGCTACCCACCAATGACATCCACCGTCAGTTCTGGCTCCTCTTTGAATACCCTGAGAGCTCCAGTGCTGCCCGTAGTGTGGCCGTGGTCTCAGTGTTGGTTGTGGTCATCTCCATCACCATCTTCTGCCTGGAGACACTGCCAGAGTTCCGGGAGGATAGGGAGCTGAAGGTGGTCAGAGACCCCAATCTCAACATGAGCAAGACGGTCCTCTCCCAGACCATGTTCACTGACCCTTTCTTCATGGTGGAGTCTACCTGCATCATGTGGTTCACCTTTGAGCTGGTGCTCCGGTTTGTGGTCTGCCCCAGCAAGACTGACTTCTTCAGGAACATCATGAACATCATTGACATTATTTCCATTATCCCCTACTTTGCAACTGTCATCACAGAGCTTGCCCAGGAGACAGAGCCGAGTGCCCAACAGAACATGTCCCTGGCCATCCTGAGGATCATCCGCCTGGTGAGGGTCTTCCGCATCTTCAAGCTCTCCCGCCACTCCAAGGGGCTGCAGATCCTTGGGCAAACACTGAAGGCATCCATGCGGGAGTTGGGGTTGctcatcttcttcctcttcattgGAGTCATCCTCTTCTCCAGCGCAGTCTACTTTGCTGAGGTGGATGAGCCAGAGTCCCATTTCTCTAGCATTCCTGATGGCTTCTGGTGGGCAGTAGTCACCATGACAACTGTAGGTTATGGGGACATGTGCCCGACTACCCCAGGGGGGAAGATTGTGGGCACTCTGTGCGCCATTGCAGGGGTCCTCACCATTGCCCTCCCTGTGCCTGTCATTGTCTCCAACTTCAATTACTTCTACCATCGGGAGACTGAGAATGAGGAAAAGCAGAACATCCCAAGTGAAATTGAAAGAATCCTCAACGGTGTAGGCTCAAGAATGGGCAGCACAGACTCTCTTAGTAAGACCAATGGTGGCTGTTCCACAGAGAAGTCCAGGAAGTGA